The uncultured Roseibium sp. genome contains a region encoding:
- a CDS encoding cytochrome P450 → MAEHRFEQPGPDGPEIDWWTMLTDPEYLKSPYADLKRIREQKPVHQDPVTGVYFVLGYNEFRQMATAPEMGRDTRLWTNGWNREEVRQNDPLTYNLFSEFQPQMTNANAPDHRRQRGVYEKAYRASDLQSLLPMIEDECAQLLDALPLDEPVDFMDGFANPLSRSLARIAFQIPADMEDQVARWIAALGLIGNIIMSPEQKQNAQTALRDFKAYLRDRLASGIDTPGEGFVGLAIAAFADGTMDEDETLNNLITLIAGGTATATLLGNGLLTLLRHPDQFARLRADRDLLDPAIEEMLRFEPGCSFILRVAIKDFQCGEVNIPAGSLAIGLMGATNRDPERFANPDVFDIERQPNPHNVFGAGAHICLGKAQVRLTARAAFTALMDRYDHIELAGDPVWWGHRSDQHGLHTLPLRLGNGT, encoded by the coding sequence ATGGCTGAGCATCGTTTCGAGCAACCCGGCCCGGACGGCCCGGAGATCGACTGGTGGACGATGCTGACCGATCCGGAATACCTCAAAAGCCCCTATGCGGACCTGAAGCGGATCCGGGAACAAAAACCGGTCCATCAGGATCCGGTGACAGGCGTCTATTTCGTGCTCGGCTACAATGAATTCCGCCAGATGGCCACCGCACCCGAAATGGGTCGCGATACAAGGCTCTGGACCAATGGCTGGAACCGGGAAGAGGTCAGGCAGAACGACCCTTTGACCTATAATCTGTTCAGCGAATTCCAGCCGCAGATGACCAATGCGAATGCGCCGGATCACCGGCGCCAGCGCGGCGTCTACGAGAAGGCCTACCGTGCGTCGGATCTGCAGTCGCTCCTGCCGATGATCGAGGACGAATGCGCACAATTGCTGGACGCGCTGCCGCTGGACGAGCCGGTCGATTTCATGGACGGGTTCGCCAATCCGCTGTCTCGATCTCTCGCTCGCATTGCCTTTCAGATTCCGGCGGATATGGAGGATCAAGTCGCGCGGTGGATCGCGGCGCTCGGTCTGATCGGCAACATCATCATGTCGCCGGAGCAGAAACAGAATGCTCAGACGGCGTTGCGCGACTTCAAGGCCTATCTGAGAGACCGATTGGCATCCGGCATCGATACGCCGGGCGAAGGCTTTGTCGGCCTGGCGATTGCCGCTTTCGCTGACGGCACCATGGATGAGGATGAAACCCTGAACAACCTCATCACGCTAATCGCCGGTGGAACGGCAACGGCCACACTCCTCGGCAACGGGCTGCTGACCCTGTTGAGACATCCGGACCAGTTCGCCCGATTGAGGGCAGACCGGGACCTTCTCGACCCGGCGATCGAAGAGATGCTGCGTTTTGAACCGGGCTGCAGCTTCATCCTCCGCGTCGCCATCAAGGATTTCCAATGCGGGGAGGTCAATATCCCCGCAGGTTCGCTTGCGATTGGCCTGATGGGAGCGACCAACCGCGATCCGGAGCGTTTCGCGAACCCGGATGTGTTTGACATCGAACGGCAACCCAATCCTCACAACGTCTTCGGTGCCGGGGCGCATATCTGTCTCGGCAAAGCACAAGTCCGCCTGACGGCCAGGGCCGCCTTCACCGCCCTAATGGACCGATATGATCACATCGAACTCGCCGGCGATCCGGTCTGGTGGGGACACCGCAGCGATCAGCACGGCCTCCACACATTACCCCTGCGGCTGGGAAACGGGACATGA
- a CDS encoding cytochrome P450: MNTATSADIDWWTMLTDPDYLTNPHPHLKRIREIAPIHLDPASGIYFVLGHDAFNAMVRASEMGRDTRLWTDGWSRPESKDRDPLSYELFSEFQRQMVNSNPPDHRRMRDVYEKAFRPAEIPPLLPMIERECAQLLDALPVGEPVDFMTGFANHLPLRVSRNLFDIPAEMDAEMAKWNQALIKIGDIMMTQDQKQEALDSLRAYKAYLRGHLADRRNHPGNGFVDATLEALDNGTMDEDETLNNMKGLISGNETTVNVLGNGLLSMLRNPDQFDKLRSEPEYMRTAIEEMLRFEPSINFILRVAIEDFKYGDMVIPAGSLALGLIGAINRDPARFDDADAFDITRRPNAQYIFGGGPHVCIGAPLARLEVQAAFTALLDRFSRIELAGEPIWWTDRTNQRGLQSLPVRLIQ, from the coding sequence ATGAACACAGCGACATCTGCGGACATCGATTGGTGGACCATGCTCACCGATCCGGACTATCTCACCAATCCCCATCCGCATCTGAAGCGGATCCGCGAGATTGCGCCGATCCATCTGGACCCGGCGTCCGGCATCTATTTCGTTCTCGGTCATGACGCGTTCAACGCCATGGTCCGCGCCTCGGAGATGGGGCGCGACACGCGGCTTTGGACCGACGGCTGGAGCCGGCCGGAAAGCAAGGACCGGGATCCGCTGAGCTATGAACTGTTCAGCGAGTTCCAGCGCCAGATGGTCAACTCCAACCCGCCGGATCACCGGCGCATGCGGGATGTCTATGAAAAGGCGTTCCGCCCGGCCGAGATCCCGCCCCTGCTTCCCATGATTGAGCGCGAATGCGCGCAGCTGCTCGATGCACTGCCCGTCGGTGAACCGGTCGATTTCATGACCGGCTTCGCCAATCACCTGCCGCTGCGCGTGTCCCGGAACCTGTTCGATATTCCGGCCGAGATGGACGCAGAGATGGCCAAGTGGAACCAGGCGCTGATCAAGATCGGGGACATCATGATGACCCAGGATCAGAAGCAGGAGGCTCTGGACTCTCTACGCGCCTACAAGGCCTATCTGCGCGGCCACCTGGCCGACCGTCGGAACCATCCCGGAAACGGCTTCGTCGATGCCACGCTGGAAGCGCTGGACAACGGCACGATGGATGAGGACGAGACCCTGAACAACATGAAGGGTCTGATCTCCGGCAATGAAACGACGGTCAACGTCCTCGGCAACGGATTGCTGTCGATGCTTCGGAATCCGGATCAGTTCGACAAGCTGCGCTCCGAGCCCGAATACATGCGCACGGCCATCGAGGAGATGCTGCGCTTCGAGCCGAGCATCAACTTCATTCTTCGGGTCGCCATCGAGGATTTCAAATACGGCGATATGGTCATTCCCGCCGGCTCGCTGGCGCTCGGCCTGATCGGCGCGATCAATCGGGACCCGGCGCGGTTCGACGATGCGGATGCGTTCGACATCACCCGCCGGCCCAATGCCCAGTATATCTTCGGTGGCGGGCCTCATGTCTGCATCGGAGCGCCGCTGGCGCGGCTCGAAGTCCAGGCAGCTTTCACAGCCCTCCTGGACCGGTTTTCCCGGATCGAACTTGCCGGCGAGCCCATCTGGTGGACGGACCGCACCAATCAGCGCGGCCTCCAGTCCCTGCCCGTCCGGCTCATCCAATAG
- a CDS encoding DUF302 domain-containing protein: MSYTYNRTLSGVSFEDADKRVRAALAENGFGVLTEIDVKATMKKKLDVDMEHYLILGACNPMMAHKAIEMEPRVGAMLPCNVILRSVDDGVEVSAIDPEASMAAIDNAELKAVATQVRDMLKAAVDAA; encoded by the coding sequence ATGAGCTACACCTACAACCGCACTCTTTCCGGTGTGAGTTTCGAGGACGCCGACAAGAGGGTCCGTGCCGCACTGGCCGAAAACGGCTTCGGCGTGCTGACGGAGATCGACGTCAAGGCGACCATGAAGAAGAAGCTCGACGTGGATATGGAACACTACCTCATCCTCGGCGCCTGCAATCCAATGATGGCCCACAAGGCGATCGAAATGGAACCGCGGGTCGGCGCCATGCTGCCGTGCAACGTGATCCTGCGCTCGGTCGACGACGGCGTGGAAGTCAGCGCCATCGATCCGGAAGCCTCCATGGCGGCGATCGACAATGCGGAACTCAAGGCGGTTGCGACCCAGGTTCGCGACATGCTCAAGGCAGCGGTGGACGCTGCCTGA
- a CDS encoding 3-hydroxyacyl-CoA dehydrogenase: protein MAKIAIVGSGFIGRAWAISFARVQHDVVLWDRDPTQPEKAIAYIADVLEDLQAHDLLNGQTPDMVLARISAEDDLEQCVQGVDYVQENTPEQVEVKREIFTRLDEQAPPDAILASSTSALLPSTFTAHLKHRDRCLVAHPINPPYLIKAVEVVPAPWTSPEAMEKAREIMVGAGQSPIMMKQEIDGFIMNRMQGALLEEAFRLVANGYASAENIDIGIREGLAARWAFMGPFETIDLNAPAGVRDYATRYQGMFANMFEQMKYRVDWTGPVLDAIEAERREQLPAEGLVDRQKWRDRRLMALAAHKRKAEEEIGK from the coding sequence TTGGCGAAAATCGCAATCGTGGGCTCCGGCTTTATCGGCCGGGCCTGGGCCATCAGTTTTGCGCGCGTGCAGCACGACGTGGTCCTGTGGGACAGGGACCCAACCCAGCCGGAAAAGGCGATCGCCTATATCGCCGACGTGCTGGAAGACCTTCAGGCCCATGACCTTCTCAACGGCCAGACCCCGGACATGGTTCTTGCCCGCATCAGCGCGGAAGACGATCTGGAACAATGCGTTCAGGGCGTCGATTATGTTCAGGAGAACACGCCGGAACAGGTCGAGGTGAAGCGGGAGATCTTCACCCGGCTCGATGAACAGGCGCCTCCTGACGCTATTCTGGCCAGTTCCACATCGGCCCTGCTGCCGTCGACCTTTACCGCCCATCTCAAACACCGGGACCGGTGCCTCGTCGCCCATCCGATCAACCCGCCCTACCTGATCAAGGCAGTGGAAGTCGTCCCGGCGCCATGGACCTCGCCGGAGGCGATGGAAAAGGCCCGCGAAATCATGGTGGGGGCTGGCCAGTCGCCGATCATGATGAAGCAGGAGATCGACGGCTTCATCATGAACCGCATGCAGGGCGCACTCCTGGAAGAAGCCTTCCGCCTGGTCGCGAACGGCTATGCCAGCGCGGAAAACATCGATATCGGCATCCGCGAAGGCCTTGCCGCCCGATGGGCCTTCATGGGCCCGTTCGAGACCATCGACCTGAATGCCCCGGCAGGTGTGCGGGATTATGCCACCCGTTACCAGGGCATGTTCGCGAACATGTTCGAGCAAATGAAATACCGCGTCGACTGGACCGGACCGGTCCTCGACGCAATCGAGGCCGAACGGCGGGAGCAGCTTCCCGCTGAAGGTCTGGTCGACCGACAGAAATGGCGCGACCGCCGACTGATGGCGCTCGCAGCCCACAAGCGCAAGGCTGAGGAGGAAATCGGCAAATGA
- a CDS encoding 3-keto-5-aminohexanoate cleavage protein → MSNTNKGKVIITCAITGSIHTPTMSPHLPITPEEIISEALAAAEAGAAILHLHARDPENGKPDQSPEGFARFLPRIKQSCNAALNITTGGSPFMKVEERALPAATFKPEVASLNMGSMNFGLFHMAEKFETFKYDWEKPYLEGSKDLVFRNSFKDIEYILSTCYENETRFEFECYDISHLYNLAHFVDRGLVKPPFFVQSVFGLLGGIGTHPEDVQHMKRTADRLFGSDYRWSVLGAGSSQLRIAAQAAALGGNIRVGLEDSLWAGRGKLAESNADQVKMAKKIIEGLGLEVATPDEAREILSLKGGDKVAF, encoded by the coding sequence ATGAGTAATACGAACAAAGGCAAGGTCATCATCACCTGCGCCATCACCGGGTCGATCCACACGCCGACCATGTCGCCCCACCTGCCGATCACGCCGGAAGAAATCATTTCGGAGGCGCTGGCTGCTGCCGAGGCGGGCGCCGCGATCCTGCATCTGCACGCGCGCGACCCGGAAAACGGCAAGCCGGACCAGAGCCCGGAAGGCTTCGCCCGCTTCCTGCCGCGCATCAAGCAGTCGTGCAATGCCGCGCTGAACATCACCACCGGCGGCAGCCCGTTCATGAAGGTGGAGGAGCGCGCCCTGCCGGCGGCGACGTTCAAGCCGGAAGTCGCCTCGCTCAACATGGGCTCGATGAACTTCGGCCTCTTTCACATGGCGGAGAAATTCGAGACCTTCAAATACGACTGGGAAAAGCCCTATCTGGAAGGCTCGAAGGATCTGGTGTTCCGCAACTCCTTCAAGGACATCGAGTATATCCTTTCCACCTGTTACGAGAACGAAACCCGCTTCGAATTCGAATGCTACGACATCTCCCACCTTTATAACCTGGCGCATTTCGTGGACCGCGGACTGGTCAAGCCGCCGTTCTTCGTGCAGTCCGTGTTCGGCCTGCTCGGCGGCATCGGCACCCATCCGGAAGACGTCCAGCACATGAAGCGCACCGCCGACCGTCTGTTCGGCTCCGACTACCGCTGGTCGGTCCTGGGCGCCGGTTCCAGCCAGCTTCGGATCGCGGCCCAGGCGGCGGCGCTTGGCGGCAACATCCGCGTCGGACTGGAGGACAGTCTCTGGGCCGGACGGGGCAAGCTCGCTGAATCCAACGCGGATCAGGTGAAAATGGCGAAGAAGATCATCGAAGGCCTCGGCCTTGAAGTCGCAACGCCGGACGAAGCGCGCGAGATCCTGTCTCTGAAAGGCGGCGACAAGGTCGCATTTTAG
- a CDS encoding methyl-accepting chemotaxis protein: MNWLLKPLGHLRFSIKVGGGFAATTILTAAVGLVGTLAIVQLRDQSAMNAKAAAVMASLQQASADQKAYLTDRTPERADAALAQIDRLREDLAAVGNGIDEKSPEKAMISAAVSRVDNLTAEFRKLVDSSTAQSDQADRLTQSASRLEAIAKQIVEEMDKAKTAASDKEAAALANLTAADELGRTMSSIREGAILLEGMFLSEAAHAASDEAGSAQGAMARKTLYKDALKKVEELTQEVSWAAGMTVEGVNASMLDGLTKMLGGFEGALKDAIAKTNPFTVDKPDASLAGRAKTVNNRANMVRGLIYGVIDSAQGASVSSRNQLARVEAVAKSGNSLLQATLETRSATMELLSGFGQTTPDAVNANIEKLRATLATLEKKAKSFSQMRDILGQIAAEVDGYEAQFASMLMARDNFQAASKEATALSDQVRAQITEMAANQSAASSRQADTALVMIGIAVLVAIAVGVLLAIALSLVVTRPIRRLTDVMSRLAGGDTDVEIPSTEQRDEIGAMSRTVQVFRDNDLERKRLEAQTEEAQALQADRQAQVDALIARFRDSVQGLLGSLDETAHDMDTTARALSDIAARSAGQASSTASASEGASMSVENVAGAAEELSASIGEIGGQVQRTTDIVSSATGAVRDTNGKVQDLAEAANRIGEVVTLIQAIAEQTNLLALNATIEAARAGEAGKGFAVVAAEVKELATQTSKATEEISSQIAAIQGSTTDAVSAISAISATMEEVDGYTQSIASAVTQQGAATSEISGNVQRASEGTRAVQDNMHDLAETVEQTQAASGSVLTAAGHLGERSEALKSEIETFLERVAAA; encoded by the coding sequence GTGAACTGGTTGCTGAAGCCACTTGGCCATCTGCGGTTTTCCATCAAGGTCGGCGGCGGTTTCGCCGCAACCACCATTCTGACCGCGGCCGTCGGGCTGGTCGGAACGCTGGCCATTGTCCAGCTGCGCGATCAGTCGGCCATGAACGCGAAGGCCGCCGCGGTTATGGCAAGTCTCCAGCAAGCTTCCGCGGACCAGAAGGCTTATCTGACCGACAGGACACCGGAACGGGCGGACGCCGCACTGGCCCAGATTGACCGGTTGCGCGAAGACCTTGCCGCCGTCGGCAATGGGATTGATGAGAAGTCCCCGGAAAAGGCAATGATCAGCGCCGCTGTCTCCAGGGTCGACAACCTGACGGCAGAGTTTCGGAAACTGGTCGACAGCAGCACGGCGCAGTCGGACCAGGCAGACCGGCTGACGCAGTCTGCGAGCCGCCTGGAAGCGATCGCCAAACAGATCGTCGAGGAGATGGATAAGGCAAAGACCGCGGCCTCCGACAAGGAAGCGGCCGCCCTTGCCAACCTGACCGCTGCCGATGAACTCGGCCGCACGATGTCTTCGATCCGGGAGGGGGCGATCCTGCTCGAAGGGATGTTCCTGAGCGAGGCGGCGCATGCCGCCTCCGATGAAGCAGGGTCCGCGCAAGGAGCCATGGCCCGGAAAACCCTCTACAAGGATGCGTTGAAGAAGGTCGAGGAGCTGACGCAGGAAGTCAGCTGGGCGGCCGGAATGACGGTCGAGGGCGTGAACGCCAGCATGCTGGACGGGCTGACGAAAATGCTCGGCGGTTTTGAAGGCGCCCTGAAGGACGCGATCGCCAAGACCAACCCCTTTACGGTCGACAAGCCGGACGCCAGCCTTGCGGGCAGGGCCAAGACGGTCAACAACCGGGCAAACATGGTGCGCGGCCTGATCTACGGCGTCATCGATTCCGCTCAAGGAGCCTCGGTTTCCAGCCGGAACCAGTTGGCTCGCGTCGAGGCGGTCGCAAAAAGCGGTAACAGCCTGTTGCAGGCAACGCTGGAGACACGCTCGGCGACCATGGAGCTGCTGTCCGGTTTCGGCCAGACGACTCCCGATGCCGTAAACGCCAATATCGAGAAACTGCGCGCAACCCTGGCAACGCTTGAAAAGAAAGCCAAGAGCTTCAGCCAAATGCGGGACATCCTGGGCCAGATCGCAGCCGAGGTTGACGGGTATGAGGCGCAATTCGCATCCATGCTGATGGCACGCGACAATTTTCAGGCCGCATCGAAGGAGGCGACGGCCCTGTCCGATCAGGTGCGCGCGCAGATTACGGAAATGGCCGCAAATCAGTCCGCCGCATCCTCGCGACAGGCGGATACGGCTCTGGTCATGATTGGGATCGCGGTTCTGGTGGCCATTGCCGTCGGTGTGCTGCTCGCGATTGCGCTGTCCCTGGTGGTGACCCGGCCGATCCGCCGGCTGACGGATGTCATGTCACGGCTTGCCGGCGGCGACACGGATGTGGAAATCCCCTCGACGGAACAACGCGACGAAATCGGCGCCATGAGCCGGACCGTTCAGGTGTTCCGCGACAACGATCTGGAACGCAAGCGTCTCGAGGCACAGACGGAAGAGGCCCAGGCTCTGCAGGCCGACCGTCAGGCCCAGGTGGATGCGCTCATCGCCAGGTTCCGCGACAGCGTTCAGGGATTGCTCGGCTCGCTCGACGAAACGGCGCATGACATGGACACGACCGCGAGGGCTCTGAGTGACATTGCGGCGCGCAGCGCCGGTCAGGCTTCCAGCACGGCAAGCGCTAGCGAAGGCGCCAGCATGAGCGTCGAAAACGTGGCCGGCGCGGCCGAAGAACTGTCCGCCTCCATCGGCGAGATCGGCGGCCAGGTGCAGCGGACGACGGATATCGTCTCGTCTGCGACCGGCGCGGTGCGCGACACCAACGGCAAGGTGCAGGATCTGGCGGAGGCCGCCAACCGGATCGGCGAAGTCGTCACCCTGATCCAGGCCATTGCCGAGCAGACCAATCTCCTGGCCCTGAACGCGACCATCGAAGCCGCGCGCGCCGGTGAGGCTGGCAAAGGCTTCGCGGTCGTGGCCGCGGAGGTCAAGGAACTGGCGACCCAGACATCTAAGGCAACGGAGGAAATCTCCTCCCAGATCGCGGCGATCCAGGGCTCGACCACCGACGCGGTCAGCGCGATTTCCGCCATTTCCGCCACCATGGAGGAAGTGGACGGTTACACCCAGTCGATCGCTTCCGCGGTTACCCAGCAAGGGGCTGCCACCAGCGAGATTTCCGGCAACGTCCAGCGCGCCTCGGAAGGGACCCGCGCCGTACAGGACAACATGCATGATCTCGCCGAAACGGTGGAGCAGACCCAGGCGGCCTCCGGTTCCGTCCTGACCGCGGCCGGACATCTGGGCGAACGCAGCGAAGCACTGAAGAGCGAAATCGAAACCTTCCTGGAGCGGGTCGCTGCCGCCTGA
- a CDS encoding VOC family protein yields MKIEKIHHVAYRCKDAKETVEWYGKNLNMDFILAIAENHVPSTHEPDPYMHIFLDAGNGNVLAFFELPTKPEMGRDPNTPAWVQHIAFKVKDRDELLEFKENLEKNGIEVLGVTDHSIFHSIYFFDPNGHRIELACPDPEEEKMLEKLDAVKWDMLEEWSKTKKAPKHAAWMHEKELSEV; encoded by the coding sequence ATGAAGATCGAGAAAATTCACCACGTCGCCTATCGCTGCAAGGATGCGAAGGAAACGGTCGAGTGGTACGGCAAGAACCTGAACATGGACTTCATTCTGGCGATTGCCGAGAACCATGTTCCTTCGACCCACGAGCCGGACCCGTACATGCACATCTTCCTCGATGCGGGGAACGGCAACGTGCTCGCCTTCTTCGAGCTGCCGACCAAGCCGGAAATGGGGCGTGACCCGAACACCCCGGCCTGGGTCCAGCACATCGCCTTCAAGGTCAAGGACCGCGATGAGCTGCTGGAGTTCAAGGAGAACCTGGAGAAGAACGGTATCGAAGTGCTCGGCGTCACCGACCACTCCATCTTCCATTCCATCTACTTCTTCGACCCGAACGGCCACCGCATCGAGCTGGCCTGTCCGGATCCGGAAGAAGAAAAGATGCTGGAGAAGCTCGACGCGGTGAAATGGGACATGCTGGAGGAATGGTCGAAGACCAAGAAAGCCCCCAAGCACGCCGCCTGGATGCACGAAAAGGAACTGTCGGAAGTCTGA
- a CDS encoding DUF2783 domain-containing protein, which translates to MAHLNTSANIAGADDFYAELLATHEGLSKAESDALNARLILILANHIGDRAVLTEALAAAANAPGGDKA; encoded by the coding sequence ATGGCACATCTGAACACCAGCGCGAACATTGCCGGCGCGGACGATTTCTACGCCGAACTGCTTGCTACGCACGAGGGCCTTTCCAAGGCGGAAAGCGATGCCCTCAACGCCCGGCTGATCCTGATCCTCGCCAATCACATCGGCGACCGGGCGGTACTGACTGAAGCGCTCGCCGCGGCGGCGAACGCGCCTGGAGGGGACAAAGCCTGA